One genomic window of Gossypium hirsutum isolate 1008001.06 chromosome D11, Gossypium_hirsutum_v2.1, whole genome shotgun sequence includes the following:
- the LOC107903054 gene encoding subtilisin-like protease SBT2.5 encodes MGSTRTELYFVFMNYDPEYQRLRADQTKKGAYELDLYLSKKHDELLASTLQAGTYKKTLSLVIVDGFAVEITETQANVLRSANGVRVVEKNQELP; translated from the exons ATGGGCAGCACAAGAACTGAGCTATACTTTGTTTTCATGAACTATGATCCTGAATACCAGCGTCTTCGAGCTGATCA AACTAAAAAAGGGGCGTATGAGCTTGATTTGTATCTGAGTAAGAAGCACGACGAGCTTTTGGCAAGTACCCTTCAAGCTGGTACCTATAAGAAGACCTTATCTTTGGTCATTGTTGATGGTTTTGCAGTTGAAATCACCGAAACTCAG GCCAATGTGCTTAGATCTGCAAACGGGGTTAGAGTTGTGGAGAAGAATCAAGAGCTTCCTTAG